One window of the Actinomyces wuliandei genome contains the following:
- a CDS encoding MerR family transcriptional regulator, whose amino-acid sequence MRVKEIADLAGTTPRAVRHYHRLGLLAVPPTVHGKREYGVAHLARLMRIRWLAEGGLPLAQIAEVLAQDPGGTDRDSVLGSLRATREEILARRRGLQAQEARIEELIARVEGGEGLEPIPQLLVRFYDAVETRLDQARLSRRGLRVERQVVTALATLGLVPDSVGSFLAELDSTDWEAGVRIYTEIARLEQLRGDAARSSAMRLAEETWEYTQRHRRAALAAFADFPTGAPGRTTWRLTQMVTDAYTSPAQHLYLNRFLELLMTDPEFAVVIYRLSGEDPTL is encoded by the coding sequence ATGCGCGTCAAGGAGATCGCCGACCTGGCCGGTACCACCCCGCGGGCGGTGCGCCACTACCACCGGCTCGGGCTGCTGGCGGTGCCGCCGACCGTGCACGGGAAGCGGGAGTACGGCGTCGCACACCTGGCCCGGCTCATGCGGATACGCTGGCTGGCCGAGGGCGGGCTGCCCCTGGCGCAGATTGCCGAGGTGCTCGCTCAGGACCCAGGAGGCACCGACCGCGACTCGGTGCTGGGCAGTCTACGGGCCACCCGCGAGGAGATCCTGGCACGCCGCCGTGGGCTGCAGGCGCAGGAGGCCCGCATTGAGGAGCTGATCGCCCGGGTCGAGGGCGGGGAGGGGCTCGAGCCCATCCCGCAGCTGCTGGTGCGCTTCTACGACGCGGTCGAGACCCGACTCGATCAGGCGCGTCTGAGCAGGCGCGGGCTGCGGGTCGAGCGACAGGTGGTTACTGCGCTGGCCACCCTCGGGCTGGTGCCCGACAGCGTCGGGTCCTTCCTGGCCGAGCTGGACTCCACGGACTGGGAAGCAGGGGTGCGCATCTACACGGAGATCGCCCGCCTGGAACAGCTGCGTGGGGACGCCGCCCGCTCCTCGGCCATGCGGTTGGCCGAGGAGACCTGGGAGTACACCCAGCGGCACCGGCGCGCGGCGTTGGCCGCATTCGCCGACTTCCCGACCGGGGCACCGGGGCGCACCACCTGGCGGCTGACCCAGATGGTCACCGACGCCTACACCAGTCCGGCGCAGCACCTGTATCTCAACCGATTCCTGGAGCTGCTCATGACGGACCCGGAGTTCGCCGTCGTCATCTACCGCCTGTCAGGAGAGGACCCCACGCTATGA